In Edaphobacter paludis, a single window of DNA contains:
- the holA gene encoding DNA polymerase III subunit delta has product MPTSLRSFASTDRFIAEIADPATLRPGYVLIGDEIFLYDRCRKAVLATLAPAETRDFCLHDLDLAETSIFEVLDRAQTPSLMAPFQVLFVRGLKALYGRGSKKEEFAAIDAYFRSPNPSAVILFVADHLRIPTDLRKMDYQDKERYEKIRETLGDWCGFVELARVEDIDAIKWVTTTAESRGVKFDPDAARELVDALGADMLLIASEFEKLLLYVSARGSDIAKNRVTLGDVETMVLAAKQRSLYELTDAISAKDRPRALLLLHGLLNASDGGEDAAIGHLYMLARTFRQMLIISEKNVRDSRAIWQALWQGFRMPPFAAEDLIKQARRYKSRRDLTRAIRLVARADLELRSSPANKLLVLERLILDLSTEPKPTPYEPSHQFAMEL; this is encoded by the coding sequence ATGCCCACCTCACTTCGCAGCTTCGCCTCCACCGACCGCTTCATCGCCGAGATCGCCGATCCCGCGACCCTGCGCCCCGGCTACGTCCTCATCGGGGACGAGATCTTCCTCTACGATCGCTGCCGCAAAGCCGTTCTCGCGACCCTCGCGCCCGCAGAGACCCGCGACTTCTGCCTCCACGATCTCGACCTCGCCGAAACCAGCATCTTCGAGGTCCTCGACCGCGCCCAGACCCCCTCGCTCATGGCACCCTTCCAGGTCCTCTTCGTCCGCGGCCTCAAGGCTCTCTACGGACGCGGCAGCAAAAAAGAAGAGTTCGCCGCCATCGACGCTTACTTCCGCTCGCCCAACCCCTCGGCGGTCATCCTCTTCGTCGCCGACCATCTCCGCATCCCCACCGACCTGCGCAAGATGGACTACCAGGACAAAGAGCGCTACGAAAAAATCCGCGAGACCCTCGGCGACTGGTGCGGTTTCGTCGAACTGGCCCGTGTCGAAGATATCGACGCCATCAAATGGGTCACCACCACCGCCGAGTCGCGCGGCGTAAAGTTCGATCCCGACGCCGCCCGCGAACTGGTCGACGCCCTCGGCGCCGACATGCTGCTCATCGCCAGCGAGTTCGAAAAGCTTCTCCTCTACGTTAGCGCCCGCGGCTCAGATATAGCCAAAAACCGAGTCACCCTCGGCGATGTAGAAACGATGGTCCTCGCCGCCAAACAGCGCAGCCTCTACGAACTGACTGACGCCATCTCCGCCAAGGACCGCCCCCGCGCCCTCCTCCTGCTCCACGGCCTGCTCAACGCCTCCGACGGCGGCGAAGACGCAGCCATCGGACACCTCTATATGCTGGCCCGCACCTTCCGCCAGATGCTTATCATCTCGGAGAAGAACGTACGCGACAGCCGAGCCATCTGGCAGGCGCTATGGCAGGGCTTCCGCATGCCTCCCTTCGCCGCCGAAGACCTCATCAAGCAAGCCCGCCGCTACAAATCCCGCCGCGACCTCACCCGCGCCATCCGCCTCGTAGCCCGCGCCGACCTCGAACTCCGCAGTAGCCCCGCCAACAAACTGCTGGTCCTCGAGCGCCTCATCCTAGACCTCTCAACCGAACCCAAACCTACCCCCTACGAGCCCTCCCACCAATTCGCCATGGAACTCTAG
- the lptE gene encoding LPS assembly lipoprotein LptE has translation MRLCTLTLLLLLPLAGCGYHTAGSATHIPGNVSTLAVPIFATHAQTFHTEMAFTQATIRELNTRTRYRILNTDSPDADATLRGTILTQTVAPLTYDATSGESSSYLVTITAKVLLTAHDGRILYRNDAVTFHEQYQSTQDLNGFIQEDTAAVNRVSRDFAQALVSDILESF, from the coding sequence ATGCGCCTCTGCACCCTCACGCTGCTCCTCCTCCTCCCTCTCGCCGGATGCGGCTACCACACCGCCGGCTCCGCCACGCACATCCCCGGCAACGTCAGTACTCTCGCCGTGCCCATCTTCGCTACCCACGCGCAGACCTTCCACACCGAAATGGCCTTCACCCAGGCCACAATCCGCGAACTCAACACCCGCACCCGATACCGCATTCTCAACACCGACTCCCCTGACGCCGACGCCACCCTCCGCGGCACCATCCTGACGCAGACTGTCGCCCCTCTCACATACGACGCCACCAGCGGCGAGTCCTCCAGCTACCTCGTCACCATCACCGCCAAAGTCCTGCTCACCGCCCACGACGGCCGCATCCTCTATCGCAACGACGCCGTCACATTCCACGAGCAGTACCAGTCCACCCAAGACCTCAACGGCTTCATCCAGGAGGACACCGCCGCCGTCAACCGGGTCTCCCGCGACTTCGCCCAGGCCCTCGTCAGCGACATACTCGAATCCTTCTAG
- a CDS encoding manganese catalase family protein — protein MYHHIKKLMYTVNIGEPDVRFGNMLLEQFGGANGELAAAMQYTIQGWNCVDDLGRRDLLLDIGTEELSHLEVVGALIRMHLAPLKTNREAADAEPLVTIAGGGGVNLCDSMGNAWTSTYLKITGELDVDLRSNIAAEARAKIVYERLIDHTDDPGSIDTLQFLMTREITHMKAFQAALESLEKKPFSIGMLKPTPGIVDEYFNGSTGDGDEGDTDMRGPWTSSYGLHLVDSKLNGGKGLSVGDVNGKIEGEDRGKQDEAQKATTSPGNEAIGKKSSGKTKDKSGKGKHMA, from the coding sequence ATGTATCACCATATTAAAAAGCTGATGTACACGGTAAATATCGGGGAGCCGGATGTCCGGTTTGGAAACATGTTGCTGGAGCAGTTTGGGGGCGCCAATGGGGAGCTGGCGGCTGCCATGCAGTACACAATTCAGGGATGGAACTGCGTTGACGATCTTGGGCGCCGGGACTTGCTGCTGGATATCGGGACGGAGGAGCTAAGCCATCTGGAGGTGGTGGGCGCGCTGATTCGGATGCATTTGGCACCCCTCAAGACGAACCGTGAGGCGGCCGACGCCGAACCGCTGGTGACGATTGCTGGTGGTGGCGGGGTGAATCTGTGCGACTCGATGGGCAATGCGTGGACTTCGACTTACCTGAAGATTACAGGCGAGCTGGATGTGGACTTACGCAGCAATATTGCAGCGGAGGCGCGGGCCAAGATTGTGTATGAACGGCTGATCGACCATACCGACGATCCGGGATCGATCGATACGCTTCAGTTCCTGATGACGCGGGAGATTACGCACATGAAGGCGTTTCAGGCGGCGCTGGAGAGTCTGGAGAAGAAGCCATTCTCGATTGGAATGCTCAAACCCACGCCGGGAATCGTGGATGAATATTTCAATGGTTCTACCGGCGATGGCGACGAAGGCGATACGGACATGCGTGGACCGTGGACGTCTTCCTACGGGCTGCATCTGGTCGATTCGAAACTGAATGGCGGCAAGGGGCTTTCGGTCGGGGACGTCAATGGAAAGATCGAGGGCGAGGACCGCGGGAAGCAGGACGAGGCTCAGAAGGCGACCACTTCCCCGGGAAATGAGGCAATTGGGAAGAAGTCTTCGGGTAAGACAAAGGATAAGAGCGGAAAAGGAAAGCATATGGCGTAA
- a CDS encoding DUF4260 domain-containing protein, with translation MLTSLSILLRIEEAFLLAAVVFLYHYRHFSWLLFAILFLVPDLFMVGYLINLHLGSAMYNLVHTLWLPIALLFAGYLLHSPTVPAVALIWIAHITFDRLLGYGLKYPTFFKDTHLQHI, from the coding sequence ATGCTTACCAGTCTATCTATCTTGCTCCGCATCGAAGAAGCCTTCCTTCTCGCCGCCGTCGTGTTCCTCTACCATTACCGGCACTTTAGCTGGTTGCTCTTCGCAATCCTCTTCCTCGTCCCCGACCTATTCATGGTCGGCTACCTGATCAACCTGCACCTCGGCTCAGCAATGTATAACCTCGTCCATACGCTCTGGCTCCCTATCGCCCTTCTGTTCGCCGGTTATCTCCTGCACTCGCCTACAGTCCCTGCCGTGGCTCTCATCTGGATCGCCCACATCACCTTCGATCGTCTTCTCGGCTACGGTCTCAAATATCCCACCTTCTTCAAAGACACACACCTCCAGCACATCTGA